In the genome of Paramormyrops kingsleyae isolate MSU_618 chromosome 5, PKINGS_0.4, whole genome shotgun sequence, the window GTGACTGGCTGGGAGGAGCGGCGTGGAGGGGAAGGCTTGGGCTGAGCTTGTTGTTGCATAGTATCATAATATGTAACTCCACCATAAACCTGGGCCTGTGCCTGCAAGAGAAACAAAATGACAGTGAGGATTAAAGCCATGCAGTACACTGAACTGGGGAAACCGAATCTCACAACTGATGTGCTTCTAGCCTTAGATTTTTATACCACTCATGTTCACTTAGGCATTAGTTAGCCGAAACTAGATTCATCCAATGCTGCGTAACAGATGAATAAAGATATCTGCCACTGCATGCTCTGGCATTCTTGGGCCAGACATCACCATAATTctcaaaaaaaaagttgtacGCAAAGAGGCACAAAATAAAATACCAGCAAGTTACCTTCTGTATGTTTGGGCTACATTCCCATAATTTATAGTCATCAAGCAAGAGTTTAGTCTGAAAAATGTACAACACATTCTATAGAGATATTACTGAAACACAAAATTTGGCAATAAAAAGATTTAATCTTCAATATTCCAATTCCTCATCTTTCAGGGCTTTAGAGGCAAAGAGGTGAAACAATTCTAAGGGGCAATGGTATAAAAACCAACCCAATGTCAGATTTACATCTGAGCAAAATAATTTGAGGCAACTAACATGTTGAAAGCAGGTTAAagcagaagaggaagaggacaaCCAACAACAAGGTGGGTGGACTCAATCATGTTCAATGAACAATGTCCTCGGAAAGTCTGAAAGCCCAGAGAAAAATATTCTGGAGAGGTGCCTTCTGTATGGTTGCCAGAAGCAGACGTTGAATTGACAGAACATATATTAGTGCTCATATTAGTGGCAGAAGTAAAATTCATAATCACTGTCCTTAACCTAATCAGGTGTGCAACTGAAGACATTTCTTTGGAGATCACTGCTGCACAACACCCGGATCTGGAGAAATGTAATGCAGCAACACTGGCAATATCCCCCTTTCAAATGCCAGATTTTACAGACAGCATATTGCTTGACTGATCAATTGGCAGCAGTCAGACAGACGTACTTGAGGGTTTGGGTACATTGGTGGAAGGGTAGCACCAGCAGGGTAGGGAAAGTTTGTGTTTCCAAAAGTCATGACTCCAGGTGGTGGGTAGAACGGAGGAGCCATCAGCTGCTGAGGGGGCGGCTGCCCGGGGGGCATGGAGACGGGGGGCCCCGCATACATGGCAGGGTTAGGGATGGCGGCACCAGACTGATGAGGGTGCAGTCCTGAAGAAAATCGGAAGggtgaaatacatttttttaaaaaaaaggcacAAATGACAATAAGTGCAGACAGAACACCTTGCTTGCAACACAGCACCCTTCAATGAACTTAATGAAGACACGAGTACTTTATTTcagttaaaaatattaaaatacaatGACCGTCAAAAACTTCTAAATACATGAATTACCATTCATAACACTCAAGACACCGAGACTTACTTACTGCAAATAACATTACTACACAAGGAAAAGTGAAAGATTACTTAGGAATGTTGGTTAAGTTTACAGTTAGCTTTGCTAATGCCACTGCGAAAATGAGTCTCAATACTCAGTTATTCAAATAGTTAAACTTAATGCCATCATGCACATTCAGGGTATTGACAAATGGGAAGCTCTCATATACTACTGGCAGACACTCAAAGCAACAATTCCAGCAACAGATATACTGACCTGGATGGCCAGGATGAGCTGGGTGTGGGAGGTGCATCTCGGGTTGAACCAGCATGCCCTGCGGAGGCAACGGTGTGGGGCTCTcgctgtgtgtgtatattggTCCTTGAAAAGACACTGCAGCAAAGGAAGAAACTTTATTTTTCCTGCTTACAGGACACGATGTTTCGAACATAAAGCATGAGTATCTCCTTCAGGTCCCATTCTATAAGTGACAAGCATTTAGTGCAAATACTACACCAGTATACAAGGATATGAAAAGTGACTTGGTCAACGCAGGAGGAACCTGTATAACGCGGGCTTCTAGCAGCACTGCACTCACTGGGGTCGTAGTAGTGACCTTCCATTATGCCGATGTGCATCGGGGCTGGTTCAGGGACAGGTCTTTGCCGCTGAGAGGAATACCGCTTCGCACGGCCACCACCAACACCCTGAAGACAAGAGAACAAGGGAAGCTCTCTGCTGTAAACATGGACATTAAGCATTTTACCCCTATTCCCATAACCACAACTAAAATATATAACTATGGGTTTATAACGGCTATCATCGCCATCTTATGATGGACTGACAACCAGCAGAAATATGGGTAAGGGTGTCCGGGTCACACTCACAATTTCCTCTAAGCGGCCAAACTGGGGAGGCCCACCGGGCATGTGCATGGAATTATGAATACCTGCCGAGAAAGAGGAACTTACATTCCTGcatttaaacaaatgaaaatgaccCTGTTTTTTCGAGCTTTGATTCTAAAGGTTACCTCCATAAAGTGTTACTTAAACTGATCCAGCACAGCAAGCATTAAAATCGAAGGGGGGTCGGAATGTTTCAAGTGCATAAATGAACCAGTGGTTAGTCTTCTGATATATCTGTAATGCTAAATACAATTGTGCAATGGCTTCAGGTCTATTAGATCTTTTCATATCTTTAATACCACCTCCAAGACCAGACCATGTTATGCATTTCCATGTCTGTAACCaagtgtgtatgcatgtgttatttacattttacatgaCACTCGTCCAAAGCACCTTACAATTGagggaagggttacaatttatATCTGTAGGACTGCTTCATTTGAGTAAAGTTAGTTGGCAAAGTGATCCAAGTAAAAGCTTggtattttgaaaaaaatacataaccGAGCACGAGGTAAACATAAGCTTAAAACCAATTTAGGGCTTAGTGTAAATAATGGTCAATGCTAAAAAGCTAGACATCTCTCATCAAATACCTGCAAAGCCCCATAAAACATTTTACAATGGGGTAGGTCAGTACAAAGGCAGGACAGGGGAGGAGgaaaacataaaagaaaaataatcttACCCCTCATCTCTGCACGCAAGTATGAAGGAGGGCTCTGGGCCCAGTTTTGTCCAGCCAGGCTGAGCCTGGCCAGGTCCTGATCGAGGCCTGACAGCCCACTCTGAACACCAGAACGATCTGCAGGAGGTTCCCAGTTTTCACTCTTGACGGAAGGCAGGGCTTGCTGGGGGGCAGATGGAGCCTGGGGAGCAGCGTCATCTAAAGAAGCCTGTTTGCTTAAATCCGTAAGCTTGTTGCGAGTCCTGCGGGCCAGGGAGTACGATTTCCTTTCCACTGTTCTTTCTGGGGCGGCAGGAGAGGCATCTCTGGGAAGAGCGGCCTCCGACAGCGGCTCCTCCTGCCGACGGGGCTGAGGGCTATCACGAGAAGCGCTCTCAGATTGCTTGTTATAGTAGCCAGGCTGCGGCTTTGGCTGCTCCTCATCCTCATGGTACAGTTCTTCCTCCACCAACACTGACGGACTGCACTCCGCCTCAATATTCCTAGCTGGCTGTCCAGAGCCCCGTTCACTCTCATGATGCACATAGCCCCCCCGGCCAAACGCTCCTTGATTGTGTTGCTGGGAGTGATTCTCCTCACATGCTTTATAATTTACGCGATTATCACGGTACGAGGCTGCGAGGGGTCGACTGCCATGAAAGCTGCGGGACTGGCTGTGTGAAACAGTTCTTCCACCGCCACTGTGAAACCGTGATGGATGGGGTGCAGATGGAGTCGGTTGGGCAGATGAGTGCGATGTGTTGGCTGCGGAGTTCGTGCTGCTTCCACCGTTGGGCCAAGATGTGCGATTTGGCTTCTCGCCATTCCGCCACCGCTTCACTCTGCTCGGAGAGGTGCTGTACCTGCAAGGAGTGTAGCAGGAAAGTTACACCGTGCCAGACACCAAGTAGGGTGTTAGGAGTATATAATTCTTGGCCAGGGCCAATGCATTAGCGGCATCAATGATCTGGAAATACCAAGAATCGTTTCATTCACAGAAATccttcaaaaatatttttcattagGATTCTTTTTGAAGAATGACACAGTGACTAGACTGAAAAGAATCAAGAGTTGTTTACTATTCACCATGAAAATGATttttgactttctttttgcCAAGCCGTCTACCTGTGCCGAACCACTTACTAAACTACTTGTGTGACTAATGTGCCTTGTTAGATATTGAAAAATCCATGCTTCTTATAAACTATTTGGACTGGGATTACTGAAGATGAATAAATTAAACAGAGCAAAGCAAACAAATGGTTGGTCATATGACTTAAgtcaaaatataaaaacgacAAACTGAAGTTGAAAATAAGCATGGACATACTATGGCTGCAGTATAAGATGATCTGTGCGATTAAGTTCCAGCCTAGTGAAGGACAAGGAAGACCTCAAgggcaagaaacacaaaaatatttaacaagGTCAGACAAATAGAAGAACCAGCAAAAGGAAGAAGATTTCAGATTAGCCCCGAGATCAACAGGGAAATGGAAATCCGCAGGGATAGAGGGCATCACAAAGAAAATAATAGCGTTTACCAAATGAATGTAAACAATTTTGGAAAATGGGGACCTACAGAGTGGAAGAGCTTGATTATATTCCAAAAATGAAGAAAGAATGAGAACCTTAAAACGAAATACCTGATGCATGAGGAGGATTCATGCATGGCCAAGGAACACTATATACCATAATGAAAAACCAGGATGAGTAAATCAGAAAATTTTACTGTCCTCTTAAAGATTACAACATGAATGCCCAGACAGAAACACTCTTATCCTGGGCATATTATAAGACGACCCATTGCTCTGGAAACGACCAAAATGCTTGGAAAAGCAGAAGGTAAGAGAAAAAGATGACAATCAGCAACAAGATGGATGGGCTAAATCAACAGGGAAAAAATCAACTGAGAATTCTAAGGACCCAAAACAGAAGACAGCAGCTTCTAAAGGAAATACCACGTTTATGCTCATTGACCTGATTGTGTCTAGTAAAATGTGTCTATGCATATGAATGAGCCAGTAAGTGTGCATTAACTCCTGTTTTCTAACACCGCTTCTTATGTTTCTAACAGAAGTCAGAAAATCAATGCATTAAACATAGCTCTGAAAAAGACACTTGATGTGATGTTTTAGAAGACTGAATACATTCTTAAAATCATCATATTTTCACCCCAACATCCCCTGACGGGGACGGTATTAGACGAGTACCTTGGCTTGCGGGCACGGTAAAGTCGACCATCACTGGGGCCATTAGCATTGCGAATGTCATAGCCATACATGGCAATCAGCTCCTCCCGAGACTTAGGGGCTTGTTCATCCTCTCGAAACTTATCATGCTCCCAGCGACCTTCATCCTTCCAAAGCTTCCTGTGCCGAGTTTTTGGCCTATGGAAAGAAACAGAAGGGGCGGGGTTTAAATGCTTAAGAAAATGCCACAGAAAAATCAAAATCTTCGTCATACCGTGATATTGAAGGATTCACCTATGACAGTCTGCCTTGCCAGCCAGTACCATTTCCTTGGTACTACAAAGCAATTCTATTCTCTGCTTCCACGTGATGCAAGTCATGTTTTCATCTTCTGTTCTCTAAACATCAGCTATCAAACTTACCGTATGTCATCGGCATGGGCTTGCCCTCTTACATCATGTTCAAAGAAAAGCCCCTTCCGAGGAATGTAGGCTGGGTTCTTGCGATCCTCATCATCATCCAGCTTCTTGCTTGCCTTTCCCCTCGTCTTATTCTCTGGGTCATCAGTGCTTTCCTGAAATTTGAGGTAAACCAAAAGACGTCTCATTAATCAGTTAATACTTATTTACTTTATAATGTTAACATATTATAGGGCCAGTGAATGGCATTCTGCTTTTCTCATTAAAACTATAAAGTAGGCCTGGGTGATAAAGAGAAAGCAATATGTATTGCAATACACACTTCAACAATATCAATAACAAAATTCTTTGATAAAATTTCACACAGCATCACTTAAATGCATTAAATACAAACTGCCAGGAAAACACTTAACGAATATGCTCATTTTGGTTGCATGAACAAACCCCAACAGTGTTCCCTCCCTGGGTCATAAACAGCTTTTTTTAAGTCTAACCGATATCAGAACATCGCTGTCTGTAAACTGTGCAAGACGTCCATTCAGACCTAGAGTGAGAATAAACTTATTTTAATCACCACAGCAGCTTTCATTCTATCGTTATATAAAACAATGATAAAACAAGAAATTCCCACATACTGTGGATAAGGAACATTGCTTGATAACACACATCAGTCGACCACATCACAGAAACGAATGTAATTCCAATCAATCAGTGTTTTGATAATGGACAACCAATGCGCAACAAACGCACAGCAAAGTTTACGGAGCTAGCGGAGTACCCCACATACTATTGTATAGATATTGTGGATAGAAAAAGGTAGAGACAGTGGTGTGGCAGCACTTTGGCAATTTAAAGAAACCTACAACACGCAACAGGCTGGTGCTGGGTGTTGTAATTTCTGCCAAAAACTTGTGCcaactaaaactgaaaatactATTAATTTATTCACCACTCCCGGGCATTGCCATCCAGCAGAACAAACAGAATGCAAGCACTTACAGTCACAGACAAAAACAATTAGTGCTGCAACATTCAGTCAcatcaaaaacattttatttttcaatacgaGGTGAGTAGAAACTCTACCAGCAATGTCAAACCACCTAGCAAAGCAGTCAAAGAAGATAAAGGAGGACTGTCGGCATATTACTAATGAtactagtaataaaataaaaatcaaatttcagtttgcagtGCATTCAATTTGTCATCTTTTTCATGTTCTATTTAAGGGGACTCTGTATAAGGGGAATCCTAAGGGAATTCTTAAGCATAAATGCAGTcctgaagtaaagaaataatgacttATTACTAGAAATAATGATCAATGATTTGGGATAATTATCAATGTCAACTGATATGAAAGAAATTGTTGATCAAGTATTTTGCCATAATCACCAAGCCCTACCAAGAAACGTACCTTGGCACTTAATGTCTTGTGTATAAATTATCAATGAAAACACATACGCAAAACTAATTTGTGAAAACTCCAGACTAGTGCTTCAAAAAAGACAGTTTTAGGACAAGAAAGAACAGCCAACATGCCTGTCCATCTCCACTCTGTCTCTCGCCAGCTAGGTTCCCTCTGTCTTCTGTCTTCGCGTCTTTATCCCGGTCTTCCTCGTCATCTTCCCCCTGGTCCACAACTACGACCTGCTCCAACAGCTCTGCACAGGGTTTATCATCTGAAGATTTTTCCTCAGCATGGGGCTTGGAACCTTCATCACTGAACTGCTTTCCAGCAATATCTTCCTCTTCACCCTGAGAAAGAGGACAAATTTTTCCAGCATATACACCGCCTCATACTACTATAACACAGTGCATGTATCACATTACTCCCAAACAGGAGTGGTGTATCATATTTATTAGACTGTTTTTGAAAGCTTAATTTATACATGGTTTAGGCAATAAGATTAACTTCAATGCAGGTTTTCCACAAAAACCCAACAGCATCCTTTAAACAATCGCTGAACTGAATGATCCAGGCTAGCTGGTCATGAGGCCAGGAGTTCCCTTGATGAACACAACACAAAAATAGTCTTGTATTTCAGAAGTGATACATTTTAGCAGACTCC includes:
- the casc3 gene encoding protein CASC3; translation: MADRRRRKRASQDSEEEDESGSSTESGGLGSAPGKATVNDLESAALPSPRIRSKSEEESECESEDGIGEAVLSDYDSADPEENCSQSEGEEEDIAGKQFSDEGSKPHAEEKSSDDKPCAELLEQVVVVDQGEDDEEDRDKDAKTEDRGNLAGERQSGDGQESTDDPENKTRGKASKKLDDDEDRKNPAYIPRKGLFFEHDVRGQAHADDIRPKTRHRKLWKDEGRWEHDKFREDEQAPKSREELIAMYGYDIRNANGPSDGRLYRARKPRYSTSPSRVKRWRNGEKPNRTSWPNGGSSTNSAANTSHSSAQPTPSAPHPSRFHSGGGRTVSHSQSRSFHGSRPLAASYRDNRVNYKACEENHSQQHNQGAFGRGGYVHHESERGSGQPARNIEAECSPSVLVEEELYHEDEEQPKPQPGYYNKQSESASRDSPQPRRQEEPLSEAALPRDASPAAPERTVERKSYSLARRTRNKLTDLSKQASLDDAAPQAPSAPQQALPSVKSENWEPPADRSGVQSGLSGLDQDLARLSLAGQNWAQSPPSYLRAEMRGIHNSMHMPGGPPQFGRLEEIGVGGGRAKRYSSQRQRPVPEPAPMHIGIMEGHYYDPMSFQGPIYTHSESPTPLPPQGMLVQPEMHLPHPAHPGHPGLHPHQSGAAIPNPAMYAGPPVSMPPGQPPPQQLMAPPFYPPPGVMTFGNTNFPYPAGATLPPMYPNPQAQAQVYGGVTYYDTMQQQAQPKPSPPRRSSQPVTIKPPPPEGEKNGKEKDKSS